TTTAAAGAGGACAGCGTGTCTTTAGTTACTGATATATGTTCAACAAATTAATAAAGCTCGTCATTATTTGGTTCATAGAATATCATGACAGTGTTTAATTTTACGTTTCAATATTAGctggttttaagcccaatttatgcagatattactttcaacataacaTGGTTTATTGTTTACAGAACACTAAGTCTGACCGTGCGCcatgacctcatttttgcagaaGTAGATTCTAAGTATGTTTTAGAAATAAAGGAGTATATGAactttttttggtttcaaaCTGTTTAAAACagttgctaaattatgtctactaaagttaaaaataatatgacgtATATCTATAGCTATGGCAAAAGTCTTCGTACTTTTTCATTGATCCTCGTAAGCTTATGAGAAAAGAACTGTAATCTTAGCTAGCTAAGAATGCATTgggttcttttcttttttttagatatattcCATTGATCTAAACAAGGTTTTATATGTATTCTATTTTTTAGTGCGTATCAATTATTTCGACCACAAAATCATCAGTTACAATTTTAGCAACTGCTTAGTGGGTTGTGCACGACTTGTTATGGTCATCTTTCAAAATATACGGTATCCATCAGGCAGAAATCTTTCGTGCTTTCAAAATACGCTTCAAAAAGAAATGCACCCGCGATAGCGATATGCAAACAGCTATGGCAATATCACAAATCCTGTATCTGCCATCACTATTAATTATTTCCCTGACTTTTGAGTCACTTGCATTGCTTTTACGGTCAGAGGACGGCCAGGTTTTGCTGCATCTTTGAAGGACTCTATTGCAGTCAGAATTTTTTTCCACCTACGAACTGTCTCATAAGATTCCTTATTAGATCCGTGACTTCCACCAATTCAGTAAAGGTATGCTTTACCGATTGACTGAGTTTTCTGCAAACTTTTATATTAGCTcctttcataaatattttcaactcgTTTCACAATTATTTTTACAACAGTGGTCAACGACTGACTCTATCAAAATAACTATAAGTTTAAAACTATGTGAAGCTAAGGAGTCGTGTATATACAGTTTGAAAGGTATTGAAAAGAGAAATCATCATCCATAAAATTGTACAAGGCGTTATCGCTCTGTGCTACAATACACATTACATATTGAAAAAATCCtcgtatgtatttttttatgttttacgaTCTATAGAATAGTTTATTCTTTCATTCTAatgttttttatatgcatatacttAAAAGGATCGTAAGATTAAGTTGAGACTTAGGTCTTTTCACAGTTGATCATCTGAAACATGATGATAATTATAATGAGCCATCAGCATTATAAACAAATCGATGCGTCTTTGCTCAAATTGTTCGACGTATTTTCTCTAATGTtatcttatttaaaaatcttttttacaaGATAGCAGGTCAAACTAAAAAATAAGAACAAACAAACCaacataataatttacaaatattttaattatatcaaaatcaaCCGATTCAAATTAATGATCATAGTTCAGAATAGGAAACGAGtttattttctattaattacTATCCAGAATATAATTTGTATAACCGTAACAATGCATCACAAAGGTCCTAATTAATAACTATTCAATTAAAGGGGTGAGTTTAATAGATACCCAATTCATACGAGTATAACTTATGTTGGGGtaaattgtgctttataatCGCAATGCAGTTTATTTAGTATCGTAATCTGTTCAACTAAGCTTATTAGAGTATAAATTGGATAGCTATTGATTTCattcttattattcatttcctGCTTATAATTGTAGAAAACAGTCATTAAACCTTAATATGACCTTTACTTGTACAAATTTCAATCGTCACTTCATGCGGGTTGATACGTGTTTGACGTTAGTAATTCGGTGATGTAAATATAGGCAATATTCTTTATAAGATATGACAGCCTTTGAGCAAAAGGCGTTACTATCATAATAGAATTATCTCATGAAAAATGCTCACCAAGAATAGGAGGCCGTACCAagtattaaaatgtgtatatctGTATGTCAGgttttcaagtgtaatttgaaTGAACACACGCTATTTACCCATGGTTAAAATAAATATCGGCATTTTTTGGGTTGGTATTCAGATGATGCATTTTGTGCTTATTTCAACTGTGCGTTCAAACTGACATTAATActtgtaaaaaatttattttcgcTATATTAGTATCCATCGCTTTTCAACTGCTACTTGGTGGACATATTGACTGTGAGCTCCGTGCCAAAATCGCAAAATAAATGAAGGTTTCGGCAAATATCATTTTGGTACGTCAAAACCGGTAAAAAGAAATGATGGGGATTGTATACGATGGTCATTAGAAATATGGAGCAAACACAATCATCCATATTAATAGAGGTGGGATCATGTTCAATTTGAAgtattgtattttcaaatatatacaaaaataccAAAATCAATATCGCTAGTGATCAAAATCGTCAAATAGGTACTTTCCAAACGACGGGGTATAAAtagaaaagtaatatttttttaaaaagatagaaaaaaaagaaatattaatacatatGAATTCATTCGTTTTAAGAAAATGAggatattgaatatttttgatttattgacCAATTCTAGTTAGGAAAATACTACACTGCAATTCGATtgaactttaaaatgaaaatgacaaaTTTGTCAATATGATTAGCAATAATACATATTATACACCGGGATAATGTTAAGTCTGTTGATTGATGTGTGTGAATTGTATTGTAACTGCTCAGACTTGCAATTCGTATAACTCTTCTTATTGATATTGCAATGAGTAGCTGTTCAGTATACTAGTATTAGCAAAATTAGCAAGAATTATATTGAATGAACAACTACTacttttatgaatataaattagTTTTACGATTGTTTTATATACACATTGGTAAATTGTTAAAGATTTTGGCAATCTTTTACCTGTAACTAAGTGCAAATAAGCGCAAAAGAAGACACTATaagttttattgaaataaatgcgCTGAGTTAGCCTGATAGCATAGAACGATTCTTTATTaatacataggcgtcggaaccgggggtgATAGGGGGGCTTAGATggtgaaatattgagaagttgtagaattggagtcataggtataataaccccccccccccccggattagaaATTTCATTATTTGGGAAAAAAGTTTTTGGTGAATAATAAGGTGGGTTTTTTTGGAACTATAGGTATACTCCTTCCCCCCTTCCacagattaggattttcatgatttggggaatTAGTTTTTATGcgttattttgttttgcttatcaagatttctgaggattagtctacccccctgccaccccccccccctccccccccactttcaatttgcttccgacgccactgtaaTATATTAGATTTGAGATATCCTGCAATTCAGTTTTGTCATAATTTATTTCGCAACTTAATTCTTTGACATATATCCTGtattcaaaataaagtatgagTTAATCAATGTTAAATAAGTATCTTATGTCTAAAATCGAGATATTCTCAAATTAAGATATCAAAAAGTtagtttatattaattaaaaaggaTCTATCAAGGTTTCCTTTCTAGTATAGAGATTTCATGTTAAGAAAAACCTTTCCACACAATCAAGCATAATTTACACTAATCGAATATTATAACATCaattgaaacatattttaattgtcTTCAACTTTGACATTTAGCTGTTCatgattaaagatttaaaattttgattattatcaaaatcaaatctcTCTGTTTTAACCATCCTTTCTCTCTATGTTACCTCATCGTTTTTTCCTTGAATATTATCGAGACTTTTATCTTCATCTATATCAGATCTTTTGTCCTTAAATATTTGGTGAGTGCTATCGAAATCTGTGCCTTCAGTGACATCAGTATCACTGACTATACATGCAGTTCCACCTTGTGGTTTCTCATTGCTATCAGGTTTATATTTATGATGTTCGAGTTGTTGATTCTCGAGTGTATAAGCTTcagaatatttttcattactttTATCAGTATTTGTCTTATTGGAAGTGCTAGCTCCTATATCATCGTATTTAAATTCATCTTGATGTATCCTTGTTGATTTATCTtcctcttttttattttcatcgtCTTCTGAGTTATCAAGGTTTTTCAAGTCAGAGTTACTGCACTGAGCTTGGTCTAGTTGTTCATCTATCATTTTAACTTCTATATGTTCTTGATATCTATAATTTCTAGaatgttctttttgtttttcttccttcttattttttgttagttCGTAATTATTGGTTTCGCTGTACTCGGGCTGATCTTCTTTTTCAGCCTGTTTCGGGTCAGGCTCGTGTTCTTTAAGATTCTCTTGCTGATAGTCTGGCAATTTTACTTCTGTTTCTTCACCTTctttcatgatacatgtattcgcTTCAGATAATTTAACGTCATTGTCTTTAATTACCACACTTTTGTCAATAGCATCTTCTTTTTGGTCCAACGCACTGTCTCCATATACCTGGTGGTTTTTAATTAGGTTCTCATCTTCTTTGCATTCTTCGTTTTCAGAATCGTATTGCTTAGTGGcgaagtttttgtttttttcaaagtcaAGTATACTGCATTCAGATTGGTCTAGTTGTTTATCTCTCATTTTAACTTCTTTATGACCATCGCATTTGCTTTTGAAGTCCTCGTGACTTTTGCCTGGTTTTTCATCTTCCTTTAATCTAGACTCCAAATTTCTAAAATGTTCCTCAATTTTGTTTTCGTTTTCGCTGTATTCGGGGCGGTCTTCTTTTCCATCCTCTTTCATTTCAGACCTCTCATCAAGTTTCTCTAGCTGATCTTCTGGTAATTTTACTTTAGCTTCTTTATCTGCtttcatagtacatgtagtcGTTTCAGATATTTTAAGGTCTCTATCTTCGATCACCACACTCTTGTTGAAAGTAACGTTTTTATGGTCCGACACACTGTCTTCATATACCTCGTGGTTCCCACATTTGTTATCAGCTTCTTTGCTTTTGTCTATTTTAAAGTGACATAGCACTTTTGTAGAAGTGTCTTTCGTATCTAATTCATCCTGTGATTCTAAATCATACTTTGcctcttttttcttaatttcattttctttctcttttgaGTTTGCAGTAAAGTTAGAATTACAGCATTCCGATTGGTCTAGttctacatttattattttgactTCTTTATGATCCTGAATTCTGCTCTCAGAATCCTCGCagtttttctttggtttttcaTCTTCCTTAAATCTAGACTCATAATTTCTAGAGTGTTCCTTTTGTTGTTCTTCTTTCATACCTTTTCTTAGTTCATAATCATTGTTGTTGCTGTACCCGGGACGTTCATCCACTTTCAGTCCAGACCTTTTTTCAAGTTCCTCCTGCTGATCTTCCTGTAATTTCACTTCTAATTCTTCAACCTTCTTAACAATAGTCCATTTCAATGATTTAATGGCATTATCTTCAATCAACACACTTTCTCTTTTAGCAAAGTCTTTATGGTCTGAGGCACTGTCTTCATATAGCTCGTCATTATCACATTTGCTCTCATATTCTTTGCTTTCGTCCTTTTTAGAACAATGTAGTAATTCAAAGGAAGTGTCTTCCTTATGTAAATTATCCTGTAATTCTAAATTGTGTTTTGTGtctattttcataattttttcttctttctcttttaagttttcaatttttgcaAAGTCAGAAATACTGCCTTTTGATTGGTTTAGTTGTACATCTATCATTTGTACTTCTTTATGATCTTGATTTCTGCTTTCGGAGCCCTCGTGATTTTCATCTGGTTTTTCATCTTCCTTAGATATAGACTCATAATATCTAGAATGTTTATACTGTTCGTCTTTCTTATCTTTTCTtagtttaaatttattgttttcgCTGTACTCAgggtgtttttctttttcatcctCTTTAAGTTCAGACTTTTCTTCAAGTTCTTCCTTATTTTCAGGGAGTTTAATATTAGCTTCTTTAACTTTTTGAATGATATTTGCTTCATGTACTTTATCGTCACTGTCTTTAAATACAACATTCCCGTAAACGGCAATGTCTTTGTGGTCAGACGTACATTCTCCAAACATCCCGTGGTTTTTATGTGTTTTCTCATCTCTGCATAATTCGTTTTTATTAGAGTCAGATACTTTTGGGGTGGATGTATTTTCCTTATTATCATGTTTTTCCTCTATTTCCTTCACTTTATTTTTACTGTCTTTTGAGTTCTCAAGTTTTTCCAAGTCAGAATGATTGCATTTAGATTTGTCTATTTGTTCATCAATCATTTTGACTACTTTATGTTCATATCGTTTCCTTTCGGAATCCTTCGGATTTGTCCCCGTGCTTTTAGCTTCCATAAATTTAGATTCATAATTTCTAGAATTGTCTTCTTTTtgctctttttctttttcaaccTTATTTAGTTCATAATCATTCTTTTCGCAGTACTCTGGGTGTTCTTccttttcattcttttttatttcagactTGTTTTCTTCAAGCTTTTTGGGCTCATTTTCTTGTagttttacaacagtgtctTCAACCTGTTTCATAATTGTCACTTTTGATAATTTAACGTCATCGTCTATAACCACAACACTCTCTCTGATAGTAACGGCTTTAAGGTCCGAATCACTGTTTTCATGCATCTCGCGGTTTTTACCAATATTTTCATCTTGATTTCTGTCCTCATCATTAGACTTATCGAGCTCTTTAGTTGTGGTGACTTCCTTATTTGGTGTATGCTGTGATTCATGTTTTcctttgacatttttattttctcctTGATTATCCCCAATCAGCTCAGTTTTTTCTTTCAAGTTTTTTTCATCCTCCTCAAAGTTTTCTCCAGCCTCTTTTCTGATCGATTTCTCTAAGTTCAACTGAAATGTTGTTCTATTTTCTTTATTGTTAGTGTTTTGTGaccttcaaataaaaaaatatatatatataaataacaacaaaaacatttggGCAAAATACTTATGATCCATTTAagaacatttgtttttaaatgaaatatctaAAAAAGCTATAATTTAAGGAGAAACActgttatattttattcataccattttttaataCAGTCATGGACCCATTGCAAACATTCAATGTTTTCCGTGATTTTGAGAGCTTCGGTAAGTTTTGTAAGGGCATTGAGTCGATCTTTCTGTCTCTCCCGAGCGACAATAAACATctataacaaaaacaattttatcataTTCAATAAATACTTTGCTCTACATATAATTCTAATAATGGTTTAACATACAACGGCTACCTTAACATCTTCCTGAACAATGATATTGGATAAATACTTACATGCAAAACTTTGTACCGGTAATTTGGAAAATCTGTGTCTGCGAATATGTTTGAATTCTGGTCTTCAGATATTCCCAATAGCACACCAAGATTTTGAAATTCTGGATTTGCGAATTTTTCGACGAGAAGAACAAAAAATTTGTCAGACATAGGCTCAAAACAATCTACAAACATAAAAAGATACCACATGTACATACGAGAGAATGTATGTATTCCTCTAAAGTTTAACTATCTTTTAATTAAgcatattattatataatctCACTTGCCTTCTGTTCTTGATATATCTAATGTTCCGTTTAAAGCTTTTTCTGCCCATTTATAAAATCTGTCTTAATTCTCAAATTCGTTTTCTTTTAACCTTTGAtgcaaaaagaaataaaacttatctattttttaatttacaatgtatttatcaaatatttgatttataaggtacatgtaattaagacaATACTACCGATAAAGCCtataaaatatacttttttttaaaactagatATTAATAAAAGCAAACTAATTATCAGACAAGTACTATACCAATGccatataataataaatcaatttataataatgtttttttgtgcacatatttataaaattatacaaatgatttaagctaaaatataattgtctttcaataaaattcactaaaaaaaaaaacttaataatatttagacaaaaacaatataattgtcatcaatgtataaaattaaaatcatttgtttCTGAAAGCATCAAATTAGCAACGATGCTGTATATAAGAATGCcaacaaatattttaacaacGACGTCAACAGGTATTACTATTAACCTAACTGCTATATAAGTACCATCTATATAATAACAactttgaacaaattgattctTATGTACTTGCACAGTGATGTGATGATGTCTGGgggttttttatttgatgtatttatGTGTGTAATCATGGCAAAGCAAAATTTGTGcaaaaatcttgaaattttctggataACTTAAATGGAACTAATCAATTATAATTAGAACTGATATACCTCAATGTAATTTCGTCTTTATACTTTCCGTGATATCATAACTACGACCTTACCATTCTTTGAGGTTCTGGTGGACTAAATCAGCAACGTCATTCCTTTCTACCCTGGACAGAGCTGTCACTAGATCCACGACTCCCATATCATCCAGGTGCTGGGAGTTCTTCCTCCACTCCAGCAATACCTAGAAGAATTGAACAAACTGTAGCTTtggtttattattattttgatatttctcattaaattaATCTGACGCAATGTAAGACAATACGAATAATGTTTATCTATCTTAGGGATagaaaaacttttataactataacaaaggattttttttaatgaaaaaaatcacaccTTAAAACTTactttcatgattttattttttgtagaatTGTCTCCAGATGTTTCAGTTATCATTTCGTGTTCTTTGCGAAAAGGAATACCAAGCAGAACACAGAACGGAATCCATTCATTACCGAGTTTCGACGCTATCTTCTTTAGAAGCTTCTCCCAAATAAACCctttatttaaattacaatttcttAAATCTTATTTAAATGCATAAATTACTGATCGATTTAACCTAATTACTTCAGTTTGAGACTTTTAGATATACCTTTAAATGAGTCTTCACTTTTAAGAGGGGTAGTCCCAACTGACATCTCGGGTAACCATACCATAATTCTTGTTACTTCTTGTTCCTTTGGCATTTCCATTACATCTAAAGAACCAAACGCTGGTTTGTCTTGATTTGCGAAGGAAATAACAAATCTTTGGAAATTGTTTCGTTTTCGTTTTGAATGGAATTGAAGTTTTGTCGTTCCAAATTCCTTTTTGATATTTCCTGACAATTTTATGTTGTATTCCTGCCTATCGCGACTGTCAAAGTCACCCGTGCTTTCAGGAGACAATGCAATGAAATTGAATGATTTCCATTGGTTCAATCTATCTGTCACCCTTTCTGGAGTTGTACACTCGAGTACTATTTCGTAATAAAAATCAGCCTTTGGTTTTAAAACAGCAAAAAAGCAGACTACCTTGGCTTTCTTACACGCTTTCATAAAGATTTCATTTACTTGGGTTTTTAAGCTTGCCTCGATGGTTCCTTTTCTTTTCTCGGCCAACACAAGTCTAAGgggaaaaaatgtatgaaaagaAATTCTATGCATTGCTTTAAATAGTTTTGGTAAGCCACCATGTTACTTACGTAGAGAAATGGGACAAGTCAAATGACACTcttcctttttttgtcttcGGATTTTTGTCCAAAATCTCCCATATATTCTCGTCTATTATATCTTGGTCCGGATCAAAATGCATTGGAATGTCTGCTGCCAAAACACAAAGTTCTCCCTCGTTTTCAAACTTATGAGGTAATGGTGATTTGAAGGTAACGCCATTTTTCTGAAACTTGTTAGAGCCAAGACTGTGATGTAGTTCATAGAAGTTGCCAATTGAtagaatatttttgaagttttcCGTCTTGTACACTGGCGTCGGAATGACCTAAAAGAGTCAATCGTCATTATCAGCAGAATATTTTAAGATTGCCTGAAACTATATTACAGGTTTAGTGAACTAAATAACTTTCACAAAATAACATTGATTCATAATGATAAATgttaatgttataaaaaaatgttttaagattcaattttgatttaaacaattatagTGAGTATTATCTCCTTTCCATTACCTCTACATTGACGATACCCGTCTTGAAAGTGTCTGGGGCGACTTCTATGCTGATGAACTTGTCTACCTCTGACACAAATTCCCCACCCCTTGGGTTGACTTTAAACCGCTCCACTTTCGGAATTGTTATTAGAATGAACGATTTAGTCTTTGTTATGTCCAAGCGTATTCTGATCTTCCAGCGTAGAACTCCTGAATGCTTGGACAACCAAAAACAGATAATTGCATTAACTCGCATTATATAAAACTATATTACCAATAGCTAGTGTAATAAAGATTGTtaggtttgggttttttttacgaaaatatgttcataatgttttatatttgacaaaAGTACCTCGTTATACTTAATTGGTCCTTCAGCTATTGCCGAGGGGTCCTCTATGTTACCTAGGTTggatttgatttgaattatttCGTATGTGTCAGGATGGTCGTAGAGAGGAACTTCTAACTCCACTTCTCCATTAATATGCACAGTAGATGTTATATATTCAAACGCATCGCTGATCAAAATTTCCTTCCCGACGGGCTTTAGTGAGTCTGCGCAAAACTCAGGACGAACCCGTCTGCACAGAAAGCTTAGACTGTGCAATTTGAAGTTTTCAGGTGTGAATATCTTGAGTCCAATATCCTTGAGATGACTCGTCTTACCAGGATGAAGCTCGTCGTGTTCAATTTTAATATCTCTATAAAATAGGAAGCATAGTTTAACTCGTTATAAACTATTTTTTCAATAACGATTATCATTTCATATTGTTACGTTCAGAAAATTAACGTGACAATAGACTTTTGACTGTTTATGGGTAAAAAATAGATAAGTTAAAATGTTCCACCTTTCATCATGTATTGCATTCATCTAttatagtttaaaaataaatatttaatagaaTCAACAGAAACCACCCTAAAAATCAAGCTAATGTTTTACCGCTATTATGATAAGAGCTAAAAACAAATGCGTTCATAAACACGTGTATCAAAGGCAATGTAATTTGGCTAACCAACAAGAAGAACAAGCACTCACTTTTGGTCTATGGCTTCTTGCACCTTTCTGGACTGTCTTGCTAGTACCCTGAACTCTTTATTTCTATTAGTAGTGAAAGGAGACAGCCTTTTCTGTAAAGAAAAACCAACTACAGgaagaactgcgaacgctaaagcccgtttttttgttttgtctttttttttttttgcttacattttacattcaaaaatatttcggagtttctgtcagatattcaaaaacaaactcatctagataaaaatattatcaattcctaattgatttatattaaaaaaattgtcgtcaaataattatcattttaacgaacgttttgctaaaaaaaatttgatgttCCGTTAGTTTAAATTATGagatgagctattttaacccaaaacccaaagttacctttattttttgaccaaatcattGCATTAATATCTTATGAAAATATAcgtaaatgtttacattattttaaaaaaataaatttaactaGATGCTGCAATAAGACAGTAATACctgcaccatgtgtttgcccctaaataacactgttttttaccagtttaattaaaaatgaaggctacatgcaagctccggtaatacaattgaaatttataattttcctaACTGAaagatgagatcccttcccatatgataatacacatcgtgacacgagcagcactttatgtgcaatttggggtagaagtttgcagtgaattttcagttaatcaataatcttaacattttatgacatagaaagtataatggtctatataattattacaaacaaaataaaaatttttaattataccccctccccgtggcggttgccggttttagatttgcttctgtgtgcctacatgaagatcatcgtgtgcacagatttagagaaggggtgggagtgaggggtccagaccccccccccccccccatgaaaattcatttatatcaattgtaaaattaccaaaaaatacaccttggaccccagtgctcttacagacatgtaaacgatctaacccattgcgcttcaatgttaggtaacattatttggggggtaaatatttaatcaatatttaatatactttattgtttatctcaatagaaagtatacatgtacatcacaatatgcaggtgtcctgcaccaccttaaagctgttatttacctaataaaatagtgcaagtggatttgaagaataggtcataaaaatacattcatgttacaaatgaatgatctttgtctgaagttacgtacacaacacaggtctgcatgtctcattagcgggtactagttttacccagctcttcgattagatgggttcacgtgtgttgctaaaacgcggaacggaaaacggaatggaaagcggaacggaagggaaacggaaaatcttatctaaagttatttacctcatagatttgttaatcaagctaaaacgatatactttatgtacctttttaattttttttgaaagattagcaatattagattatttattcaagaatatttatttcctcaaaattaacagtacatgcattgaccactatattctgtcccaaaatatcctcgattcactttttgctgtatatttattaatacctcagggttcaagcgattctcttttagaagcattaggACTATAGTCctaatatataatcggaaaatcaaaccaggcaacgtctagagctctctattcggatcatatgtatatagctgcttgaataaacaactgcttagtaatgcaaacgtaagcaaaa
This portion of the Magallana gigas chromosome 7, xbMagGiga1.1, whole genome shotgun sequence genome encodes:
- the LOC105349038 gene encoding interaptin, producing MSLKERQLLVAVEKAQTKMIETLISQGVCVNCKARDDGSTPLIKAAKCRNHVVQKLLLQHGADISAKNSLGLTALHYTAEAGDTETLKLLLAYKSSLDVPDVEGCTPLHYAAYRKNLATAEILIFCGANADLKNKKRLSPFATNRNEDFRELARQSRKVREAIERRDIIIEHDELHPGKTSHLKDIGLKIFTPDNFKLHSLSFLCRRVRPELCADSLKPVGKEILISDAFEYITSTVHVNGEVDLEVPLYDHPDPYEIIQIKSNVGNIEDPSAIVEGPTTYNEHSGVLRWKLRIRLDITKIKSFILITIPKVERFEVTSRGGEFVSEVDKFINIKVAPDTFQMGTVNMEVIPTPVYKSENFKNILSIGHFYDLHHSLGCDQFQKNGVTFTSPLPHEFESEGELCVLAADIPLDFDPDVDKLNENIWEILDRDPKKKKGRVSCDLSHFSTHVLAEKRKGTTDASFKSQVNKIHTKAYKRAKVICFFAVLKPMPGNIYEIALECTVPQKVNDRLNQWKSDNYIALSPKCTGDFDSYEKQEYNIIFSGNIKMQFGTTKLQFHSKRKNSFQTLCICIANKDEPANGSLDVIEMPEEEKLTSIMLWLSNITAKNPTPKKEDSFIGFTREKLLKKIATNLGPEWTRFCVLLGIPFRKVDEIRTKTFKDNSTENKIVKVLLEWRKNSQHLDDMGVVDLVTALSRVERNDVADLVHQDLREWLKEKVEKEDRFYKWAENAIKGTLDISRKEDYLEPMSDEFFVLLVEKFANPDFQNLGVLLGIPENQNSNIFADTTFPNYQYKVLHMFIVARERQKDRLNALTKLTEALKITENIECLQWVHDCIKKWSQNTNNKENRTTFQLNLEKSIRKEAGENFEEDEKNLKEKTELIGDNQGENKNVKGKHESQHTPNKEVTTTKELDKSNDEDRNQDENIGKNREMHENSDSDLKAVTIRESVVVIDDDVKLSKVTIMKQVEDTVVKLQENEPKKLEENKSEIKKNEKEEHPEYCEKNDYELNKVEKEKEQKEDNSRNYESKFMEAKSTGTNPKDSERKRYEHKVVKMIDEQIDKSKCNHSDLEKLENSKDSKNKVKEIEEKHDNKENTSTPKVSDSNKNELCRDEKTHKNHGMFGECTSDHKDIAVYGNVVFKDSDDKVHEANIIQKVKEANIKLPENKEELEEKSELKEDEKEKHPEYSENNKFKLRKDKKDEQYKHSRYYESISKEDEKPDENHEGSESRNQDHKEVQMIDVQLNQSKGSISDFAKIENLKEKEEKIMKIDTKHNLELQDNLHKEDTSFELLHCSKKDESKEYESKCDNDELYEDSASDHKDFAKRESVLIEDNAIKSLKWTIVKKVEELEVKLQEDQQEELEKRSGLKVDERPGYSNNNDYELRKGMKEEQQKEHSRNYESRFKEDEKPKKNCEDSESRIQDHKEVKIINVELDQSECCNSNFTANSKEKENEIKKKEAKYDLESQDELDTKDTSTKVLCHFKIDKSKEADNKCGNHEVYEDSVSDHKNVTFNKSVVIEDRDLKISETTTCTMKADKEAKVKLPEDQLEKLDERSEMKEDGKEDRPEYSENENKIEEHFRNLESRLKEDEKPGKSHEDFKSKCDGHKEVKMRDKQLDQSECSILDFEKNKNFATKQYDSENEECKEDENLIKNHQVYGDSALDQKEDAIDKSVVIKDNDVKLSEANTCIMKEGEETEVKLPDYQQENLKEHEPDPKQAEKEDQPEYSETNNYELTKNKKEEKQKEHSRNYRYQEHIEVKMIDEQLDQAQCSNSDLKNLDNSEDDENKKEEDKSTRIHQDEFKYDDIGASTSNKTNTDKSNEKYSEAYTLENQQLEHHKYKPDSNEKPQGGTACIVSDTDVTEGTDFDSTHQIFKDKRSDIDEDKSLDNIQGKNDEVT